The genome window agaGCCAGGCTGTGTGTGGAGGTGaccaactatttctagctgcTAACGCTCCgcctccttccccgccagcgaagtgacgttccacgtccccagagccgctggagccggggtcaggggtcaggggtcagcacgcccaggtgcCCTCCTTCACCTGCTGCCCGACTCACACTGCACCGACCCCTATTCCTAACTCTGtgggggtgggcccacaggttcaaatataacatgtcactGATAAttaaccataaataaataaatacagacatgaagacacccacacacaggatttaataacaataaataaatataaacaattaataaataacactgaataaatattaaaatattatgaaTTGGTGGTGCTCACACACACCTGGAGCCGAGGTGGTCTGACGTGGTCTCGGTGGTTCTTGGTGGTTTTGCAGGGAACCCGGTCCAGAACGAGGAGACGGGGCTGACTGAGTTCCGGCTGACGGGTCCTCTGCAGTACCTGACCTGGTACCACGCCGTCGGCCTGGTCTGGATCACAGAGTTCATCCTGGCCTGCCAGCAGATGACCGTGGCCGGAGCCGTGGTCACCTACTACTTCACCAGGTGAGTCCCGGTTCACCGGGTGAGTCCCGATTCACCGGGTGAGTCCCGGTTCACCGGGTGAGTCCCGATTCACCAGGTGAGTCCCGGTTCACCAggtatccaaagcaacttacagaaAAAGTGAACCACTGAAGGTCTAGTGGTCTAAGAGGTGTTAGTGAAATTTTTTATCgcaaatttgtgagttttttcatgtaaatttgatttatttttttttatcgcaAATTTGTGGGGgggttttcttgtaaatttgtttttttcctccaaaatttgaggatttttttcatcataaatttgtatttttttctcttagattagtgagtttttcttgttaattgaTCCTGAGTCTCTGGAGTTTATCTAGTGACTAAAAGGGTAAATTTGTCCTTTGACCGTTCGTTCTCTTTCTCTTGTGAGTCCTAAAACTCTGCCTGTCTTACTGTACGAGCTTAGTGAGAATAATTCATGAGGCTCATTGATTTTGCTGAGTGTATGtctggatcaggttcaggtaggaggtcaggaccagagacagctctggagaccagcattagagatctggatcaggttcaggtaggaggtcaggaccagagacagctctggagaccagcattagagatctggatcaggttcaggtaggaggtcaggaccagagacagctctggagaccagcattagagatctggatcaggttcaggtaggaggtcaggaccagagacagctctggagaccagcattagatctggatcaggttcaggtaggaggtcaggaccagagacagctctggagaccagcattagatctggatcaggttcaggtaggaggtcaggaccagagacggctctggagaccagcattagatctggatcaggttcaggtaggaggtcaggaccagagacagctctggagaccagcattagagatctggatcaggttcaggtaggaggtcaggaccagagacagctctgtagaccagcattagagatctggatcaggttcaggtaggaggtcaggaccagagacagctctggagaccagcattagagatctggATCTGATGCTGCAGCAGGTAGAAGTGGAGCTGAGGAGCAGCGCTGGGACATGGACCtgttggctggttgtagaccaggaccgtgttctggatcatctgaagggtTTGACTGTGCAGTCTGGccttttctggctttttttggtcatttggtgccAGTTTTTGgccaatttctgtcttttttttttaatttttgctaattttacagcttttttgtggttttggtcatttggtgtctaattttgtaacttttgggtcattttctgactTTCTTGGTAATATTACgtcctcctggtgaaagtcctggttggTTTGACCCGAGTTGAGAAGCATGttgacagcttttttttttggtcgttttggtcatttggtgtgttttattggtcattttatatctttttggtaatttggtgccAGTTTATGGtgaatttctgtctttttttgtaattttgtgtactttttggtcattttacagctttttgtgtgtttttggtcattttacagctttttcatgtgtgtttttggtcatttagtgtctaattttgtaactttttttggtgtttttctgaccCTCTGCGAGGGTTGATTGCTGGATCAGGTTCACCTGGTCCTGCCTGTGAACAAAGCCACGGCCATGCCCACACAGAGCAGACAGATCTGTTCTCAGCCTGGTCTCGTGTGTTTCAGGGATAAGAAGCGTCTCCCGGTGACGCCCATCCTGTCGTCGGTGCTGCGGCTGCTCAGGTATCACCTGGGAACCGTCGCCAAGGGCGCCTTCATCATCACGCTGGTGAAGATCCCCCGCCTCCTCCTCATGTACCTGCACAACCAGCTGAAGGGCAAGGTGAGCTTTCTGATCAGTCCTTCACTGGCATCTAATTATTGATCTGATTATTGATCTGATCACGATGacgtggtgatgatgtcactaagggctgcacgattatggccaaaatgatgatcacgattattttgatcagtATTGTAAACACGATTTTTttatcacgattattcatcatgttagggaaaacatctgtatttttattgcactactttaaaacaaacaacaggaacagtttttagtgtctggtgcttattgtaaacaaacagagatcgctgagtgaacacctcctgcagcagcagcacatacacactgtactgctacagagctaactgttagcctgttagcacatacacactgtactgctacagagctaactgttagcctgttagcacatacacactgtactgctacagagctaactgttagcctgttagcacatacacactgtactgctacagagctaactgttagcctgttagcacatacacactgtactgctacagagctaactgttagcctgttagcacatacacactgtactgctacagagctaactgttagcctgttagcacatacacactgtactgctacagagctaactgttagcctgttagcacatacacactgtactgctacagagctaactgttagcctgttagcacatacacactgtactgctacagagctaactgttagcctgttagcacatacacactgtactgctacagagctaactgttagcctgttagcacatacacactgtactgctacagagctaactgttagcctgttagcacatacacactgtactgctacagagctaactgttagcctgttagcacatacacactgtactgctacagagctaactgttagcctgttagcacatacacactgtactgctacagagctaactgttagcctgttagcacatacacactgtactgctacagagctaactgttagcctgttagcacatacacactgtactgctacagagctagctgttagcctgttagcacatacacactgtactgctacagagctaactgttagcctgttagcacatacacactgtactgctacagagctaactgttagcctgttagcacatacacactgtactgctacagagctaactgttagcctgttagcacatacacactgtactgctacagagctaactgttagcctgttagcacatacacactgtactgctacagagctaactgttagcctgatagcacatacacactgtactgctacagagctaactgttagcctgttagcacatacacactgtactgctacagagctaactgttagcctgttagcacatacacactgtactgctacagagctaactgttggcctgttagcacatacacactgtactgctacagagctaactgttggcctgttagcacatacacactgtactgctacagagctaactgttagcctgatagcacatacacactgtactgctacagagctaactgttagcctgttagcacatacacactgtactgctacagagctaactgttagcctgttagcacatacacactgtactgctacagagctaactgttagcctgttagcacatacacactgtactgctacagagctaactgttagcctgatagcacatacacactgtactgctacagagctaactgttagcctgttagcacatacacactgtactgctacagagctaactgttggcctgttagcacatacacactgtactgctacagagctaactgttggcctgttagcacatacacactgtactgctacagagctaactgttagcctgatagcacatacacactgtactgctacagagctaactgttagcctgttagcacatacacactgtactgctacagagctaactgttagcctgttagcacatacacactgtactgctacagagctaactgttagcctgatagcacatacacactgtactgctacagagctaactgttggcctgttagcacatacacactgtactgctacagagctaactgttagcctgatagcacatacacactgtactgctacagagctagctggttggtggactactggtgtactGGTCTACTGgtaagtgcttgattagatatgcaggagagccacattttaaaatggaaatatcgccaacgatcaggttaatttaatcatggcggccaaaatcgtgatcacgattaaaattggattaattgtgcagctctAATGTCACTGTGTCTCAGGAGAACGCGTGCGCTCGCTGCCTGTTGAAGACGTGTATCTGCTGTCTGTGGTGTTTGGAGAAGTGCCTCAACTATCTCAACCAGGTAAGAactgcagcttcttcttcttcttcttcttcttcttcttcttctgtggtgtaaCCGCGCCATCTCACTGCCGTTTGGTTTCCCAGAATGCGTACGCAGCGACGGCCATCAACAGCACGAGCTTCTGCACGTCTGCACGCGACGCCTTCGTGATCCTGGTGGAGAACGCGCTGCGCGTCGCCACAATCAACGCCGTGGGAGACTTTGTGCTATTCCTGGGGAAGGTGAGCTCACTTCCTGCTgcagtttcacaataaaagctttgtAATATCTATTATTGATGACTTACTcactgtttttaacattttctgcttttttgacatttattaagaaaaaagatacaaacgaCGAATAAATAATGAAAGCCTTGTCTTATTGTGAATGTTTCTTCAGATCCTGATCGTGACGTCGACGGCGTTCGCCGGCGTCCTGCTGCTGAACTACCAGCGGGACTACGCCGAGTGGCTGCTGCCGCTCATCATCGTGTGTCTCTTCTCCTTCCTGGTGGCGCACTGCTTCCTGTCCATCTTCGAGATCGTGGTGGACGTCCTCTTCCTCTGCTTCGCCATCGACACCAAGTACAACGACGGCACGCCGGGGAAGGAGTTCTTCATGGACAAAGCTCTGATGGTGAGACGCCGACACCACGGCAACTACAGGGGGTCACCACGGCGACACCATGGTGTCACCACGGCAACAACACAGTGTCACCACGGCAACACCACACCAACAACACGCCAACAACGCATCGACACCACATaaacaccacaccacaccacatCAACCACACGCAAACAACATGCCAACACCACGCCAACAACACATAAACAACACATAAACAACACAtcaacaacacatcaacacGCCAATAACATGCCAACACCACGCcaacaacacataaacacataaacaacacATCAACACGCCAACAACGCATCGACACCACATAAACAACACATAAACAACACATCAACACGCCAATAACATGCCAACACCACGCCAACAACACGTTAACAATATATCAAGAACACAGTCAGTGAGGTTATTTATGTTGTTCTTTAAAAGCCTGACTCTCTGACCCCGCCCCTCTGCCCCGCCCCCTCTGACCCCGCCCCTCTGCCCCGCCCCCTCTGACCCCGCCCCTCTGCCCCGCCCCTCTGACCCCGCCTCTGCCCCCGCCCCCTCTGCCCCGCCCCCTCTGACCCCGCCCCTGCCCCCGCCCCTCTGCCCCGCCCCTCTGACCCCGCCCCCTGCCCCGCCCCTCTGACCCCGCCCCCTGCCCCGCCCCTGCAGGAGTTCGTGGAGAGCAGCCGGCGGTTAGAGCGTGCGGTGGAGCGTGGGCGGAGCCGGGTCAAGGAGGCGGTGTCTGAGGGGGCGGAGATGAAGCCCATGGTGAGTGACAGCGGAGGGGGCGTGGCCAGGCGGAGGAGCTCGTCGACGGAGGTGGTGGGGGTGGGGCTGGACGGGGGCGGGGGGGAGTGGGAGGAGCTTCAGGAGTTCCAGGTGTACTTCCTGCTGGTGGGGGTGCTGGTGGACTGGGTGCTGACGGAGCAAAGCGGCTTCGTCCTCTGTCTCAGCGAGGACGTCGTCCTCTTCCTCTGCGTCTACCTGCCCACCTCCACCCTCTTCCTGTTCGTCAGCCTGCTGCAGCCGCCAAGTCCCGCCCCCTTCACGCCCAGCAGCAAAGCCGCCGCCGTCACCGCCGCAAGCTGACACGTGCTAACTGAAGCATGCTAACAGACATCTGCTAACTGAAGCATGCTAACAGAACTTGCTAACTGAAGCATGCTAGCAAACATGTGCTAACTGAAGCATGCTAATAAACACGTGCTAAATGAAGCATGCTTACAGACACGTGCTAACTGAAGCATGCTAATAAACATGTGCTAACTGAAGCATTCTAACAGACACGTGCTAACAGACATGCTAACTGAGGCATGCTTCCTGCTGCATTGGATGAACAGCAGCTCATGCTAACCTCCTGccctccatcatcatcaccatcatcatcatcttcatcttcacctCTGTGACTCTTTGACTTTCTGTgttcataatttatttttctacttttctacgttttctatatctttaatcttctgctgcagctgttgttgggCCTTGTTTTGTCACCGCGGTGCTTTTAAGGACTCGGCAGATAATCAGAAAACTCAGTGATGAGCTTTGTGTTTACATCAACATGTTCCAATGTTTTATTACGTGactcaataaaatacaaacagaagTCATAACGAGGTAaaactgcatttatttaatgttggaTTGAGGTGTCTGCTGGGTCCTAGCTCCCTCCATTTCTCACACCTGAAGTCATGGAGCCAAACTACAAACACTCATTAACTTTAATTAGACTCATTATTCAATCACCAGGATCATGGTTAGTGACTcgaaacgaccacaaagagactcagaaCAACCACAAATACTCAAAACCACCACAGAGACTTAAAACAGAGACTCAGACTCACCACTGAGTAATTCAACatgaatatttttaataaatataaaaagacgtGTTTGGTGGGCGTGGCCTCATGACCTCAGTGCTCGTTTACATCCTGCTCTGGCCTCTTTTGATTGGTCAGACTCACCACATGACTACCCATGATGCTTGGCTGTCACCTCCATCACCTGCTCACcgtgtcacttcctgtctgaaGGTTGTAACTGGCGTGGTTTCCTGTTTCAGGCTCCGGGGACGAGTTCAGCTTGACCAAAATCAGCCAATGGGACTTCTTCTTACAGAAAAGAGACATTCCAGAAGTTTATTTTTACCAACGTGTAACATGTTTACTATGGTTTCACTCCAGGGAAAACGATATTTTaataagaaactgtaaaaacgtAACAATGTAATGAAGCACTTTATATCGAAGCGCTGCAGATTTTAAACCGGCTGATGCATTTTTTCGTAgtgatgtccttttttataaacacgtttgttttttattaactcaCCTGGACGCCATGTTGGATCAGGAgcgctgtgatgtcatcagaggGGCGGGGTCTGCGGACAGCCGCTCCACCTCTGATTGGTGGATGAGATCTGTCAGCTGGTGtcggaggtcaaaggtcagctgaTCGGACGCACTGCGATCGATGGATGCGGTTGATTGACTcgaaacaaccacagagagacacaaaacaaccacaagactcaaaacaaccacagagagacacaaaacaaccacagagagacacaaaacaaccacagagagactcaaaacaaccacagagagacacaaaacaaccacagagagacacaaaacaaccacaagactcaaaacaaccacagagagacacaaaacaaccacagagagacacaaaacaaccacagagagactcaaaacaaccacaaagactcaaaacaaccacagagagactcaaaacaaccacagagactcaaaacaaccacagagactcaaaacaaccacaaagactcaaaacaaccacaagactcaaaacaaccacaaagactcaaaacaaccacaaagactcaaaacaaccacagagagactcaaaacaaccacagagactcaaaacaaccacagagactcaaaacaaccacaaagactcaaaacaaccacaaagactcAAACCCACCACAGAGAGAGTAGTGATCAGTTTCTGCGCCGCGGTGACGTCCGTTTCCTGATGACGACATCACGGACCGCCTGGACGCGGTCAACATGTGGTTTCAGAGCGCTGCGATCTTTGGGGGCGGAGTCTCATCAACGTTTCATCAGCATCCCCGTAGAGCGCCGGTCCTG of Centropristis striata isolate RG_2023a ecotype Rhode Island chromosome 12, C.striata_1.0, whole genome shotgun sequence contains these proteins:
- the slc44a1b gene encoding choline transporter-like protein 1 isoform X2; this encodes MDPKRLSSSSQQQVHLRIKRTKREWRPLEDRSCTDLPWFLLFTVFCVGMGGICGFTIVTGGAARLVLGYDSYGNTCGQRNEQLEGVRLSGLDHRDRKFVFFLDPCNIDLVQRKIRSMALCVSLCPTEELKTYQDLKRFAMLNGSELCSYELAGHKYPGLPDRFNKCPKLPVPPSKPLPVFNRCTPTDISCYAKFTEAVVTFVGDNSVLHRLIAGVAASREIIIGLCVLALVLSMVLMVIIRYISAVLVWILTALVVLGSLAGTSVLWWLYIDHRLYGNATSSRGKEEHLEEGGASREGGARDSGQALLVYAAAATVFTIILLLLMLFMRKRVALTIALFHVAGKVFIHLPLLTLQPFVTFLALLLFWIYWVLVLLFLGTSGNPVQNEETGLTEFRLTGPLQYLTWYHAVGLVWITEFILACQQMTVAGAVVTYYFTRDKKRLPVTPILSSVLRLLRYHLGTVAKGAFIITLVKIPRLLLMYLHNQLKGKENACARCLLKTCICCLWCLEKCLNYLNQNAYAATAINSTSFCTSARDAFVILVENALRVATINAVGDFVLFLGKILIVTSTAFAGVLLLNYQRDYAEWLLPLIIVCLFSFLVAHCFLSIFEIVVDVLFLCFAIDTKYNDGTPGKEFFMDKALMEFVESSRRLERAVERGRSRVKEAVSEGAEMKPMVSDSGGGVARRRSSSTEVVGVGLDGGGGEWEELQEFQVYFLLVGVLVDWVLTEQSGFVLCLSEDVVLFLCVYLPTSTLFLFVSLLQPPSPAPFTPSSKAAAVTAAS
- the slc44a1b gene encoding choline transporter-like protein 1 isoform X1, whose amino-acid sequence is MGCCGSTERTKREWRPLEDRSCTDLPWFLLFTVFCVGMGGICGFTIVTGGAARLVLGYDSYGNTCGQRNEQLEGVRLSGLDHRDRKFVFFLDPCNIDLVQRKIRSMALCVSLCPTEELKTYQDLKRFAMLNGSELCSYELAGHKYPGLPDRFNKCPKLPVPPSKPLPVFNRCTPTDISCYAKFTEAVVTFVGDNSVLHRLIAGVAASREIIIGLCVLALVLSMVLMVIIRYISAVLVWILTALVVLGSLAGTSVLWWLYIDHRLYGNATSSRGKEEHLEEGGASREGGARDSGQALLVYAAAATVFTIILLLLMLFMRKRVALTIALFHVAGKVFIHLPLLTLQPFVTFLALLLFWIYWVLVLLFLGTSGNPVQNEETGLTEFRLTGPLQYLTWYHAVGLVWITEFILACQQMTVAGAVVTYYFTRDKKRLPVTPILSSVLRLLRYHLGTVAKGAFIITLVKIPRLLLMYLHNQLKGKENACARCLLKTCICCLWCLEKCLNYLNQNAYAATAINSTSFCTSARDAFVILVENALRVATINAVGDFVLFLGKILIVTSTAFAGVLLLNYQRDYAEWLLPLIIVCLFSFLVAHCFLSIFEIVVDVLFLCFAIDTKYNDGTPGKEFFMDKALMEFVESSRRLERAVERGRSRVKEAVSEGAEMKPMVSDSGGGVARRRSSSTEVVGVGLDGGGGEWEELQEFQVYFLLVGVLVDWVLTEQSGFVLCLSEDVVLFLCVYLPTSTLFLFVSLLQPPSPAPFTPSSKAAAVTAAS